In the genome of Planococcus donghaensis, the window TTAGATAAAGTGATTAAAACAATCCGCTCTTCTACTGACAAGCGTGATGCAAAAAACAACTTAATCGCTGCATTTGATTTTTCAGAAGCACAAGCAGAAGCGATTGTTTCGCTGCAACTTTACCGATTAACCAATACGGATATTACGGATTTGCAAAAAGAAGAAGATAGTCTGAAAAAGACCATTGCTGAATTGACGGGCATTTTAACTAGCTCGACTAAGTTAAAAAATGTCATTAAAAAAGAATTGGCAAACATCCGCAAACAATTTGCAGAACCGCGCCGCTCGGTGATCGAAGATAAAATAGAAGAAATTACAATTACGCGCGAAATTATGATTCCAAGTGAAGAAGTAGTCGTAACTGTCACAAGAGAAGGCTATGTCAAGCGGACGAGTACACGGTCATATGCTGCTTCGAACGGCAAAGATTTTGCGATGAAAGAAACGGATCATTTACTATTCGAAGGCAATTTAAATACGCAACATACCATTCTGATTTTCACTACTGCGGGTAATTTCGTCTTCCAACCAATCAACGAATTGCCAGATATTAAGTGGAAAGACTTGGGGCAGCATTTATCAAGTATTATTCAATTAGATGCCAATGAATCTGTTCTTGCTGTTTATCCATTTGAAAACTTTGATGGAGATGCCAGTATTTTAACGGTCTCTAAATTAGGACAAGTTAAACGTTCTGCGTTAAAAGATTATCAAATTCAGCGTTATTCACGTACTGTGAAAACCATGAATTTGAAATCTGGTGATGCGATGATTTACGCAGGGCTTGTGACGAAAGAAACAGAATTATTCATCGGCACAAACCAAGCTTACGGCGTTCGTTTCCCACTCGAAGAAGTTCCGCTTACAGGACTCCGGACGGGTGGCGTTAAAGGCGTAAACTTAAAAGGCGATGATGAAGCTGTCTCGGCAATCTTAATTGATCCAGAAGTAAAACAAGAACTAGTTCTCGTTACTCACCGAGGCGCAGCTAAAAAAATGAAGCTAGATGAATTTGAAAATGGCAGTCGTGCAAAACGCGGTGTCGTAATGCTACGCGAATTAAAATCGAACCCTCACCGTGTAGTCGCTGTTATTGGCGCAACCGGTAAAGAGGAAATTATGTTAGAAACAGCTAAAGGTCTTCGCATACCACTAGTAGCGAATTCATTGAAAAATGTAGACCGTTATTCAAATGGTTCATTCATAGCGGATGAATCCACTGATGGAAAAGTAGTCGCTGCTTATCGCTTGAATACAAAAGAATAACATGAATAACTCGCTCTTGCGGATATAGAGAGCGGGTTATTTTTTTGGTTAAAACGAATAATCTTATTCATTCGAATTCTTATATATAATTCTGGAATATTCATTTTTATTTTAAATGAATTGGAATGAATAATTATTCTCGGGTGAATGTTATTCATTTCAGCAGACAGTAAAAGTATATTAAACTTTTCTTATAATTGTCAAAATCTTCTCGACATTAATGGGCTTTAATGTGTTAGAGTAGTGAGATAAATAAAAATAAGAGGGTGACAACTATGACTAAGAGCAACATCAAAGAGCTCGATCGAAAACAATTAGTGAAGAAAGTATCCGTAGAAGAAATTATGGTAGCCAACCAGGCGCTCAAGGACGTTGTCATCAAGACACCTTTGCAAAAAAACGAACTGCTCTCAGCACGGTATGAATGCAATGTCTATTTAAAAAGAGAAGATCTTCAAGTAGTAAGGTCTTTTAAACTGCGAGGTGCCTATAACTTCATCCGTAGTCTAGATGCAACAGAACGCTCAAAAGGGGTTGTCTGTGCGAGTGCTGGGAATCATGCTCAAGGGGTAGCGTATTCTTGTTTCGCTCTTGGCATTGAAGGAAAGATTTTCATGCCTTTAACAACGCCTCGTCAAAAAGTATCTCAAGTAAAACGCTTTGGTGGAGACCAAGTTTCGGTTGTTTTAGTGGGAGATACATTTGATGACTCGTTTTCAGCAGCGATGGAATACTGTACTGCTGAAGAAAAAGTGTTTGTTCATCCATTTAACGACACAAGCGTCATTGCAGGACAAGGAACGGTCGCAGTGGAAGTGTTAAATGATATGCAAGAACCTGTCGATTACATGTTTTGTGCAATTGGTGGTGGGGGATTGACTGCGGGCGTTGGTTCATACTTAAAAGGAATCAGTCCAAAAACGAAGTTGGTTGGTGTGGAACCGGCAGGCGCTGCTAGCATGAAAACGTCATTGGCAAATGGCAAAGTAACGCGTCTAGATACAATTGATACGTTTGTAGACGGTGCTGCAGTTAAGCAAGTTGGAGATGTAACAATGGCGATTTGCGCAGACGTGTTAGACGACATTGCATTGGTTCCAGAAGGCAAAGTGTGTACGACGATTTTGCAGCTGTATAACGAAAATGCGATTGTTGCAGAACCCGCAGGTGCGTTGTCTGTCGCCGCTCTCGATTTTTATAAAGATGAAATCAAAGGGAAAAACATTGTTTGCGTCATTAGTGGAGGCAATAACGACATTGAACGGATGCAAGAAATTAAAGAGAAATCATTGATTTACGAAGGATTGAAACATTACTTTATCGTTTCTTTCCCGCAACGTGCAGGTGCGCTACGTAAGTTTATGGGGCAAGTGCTAGGTGAAACAGACGACATTACTCATTTTGAATACACGAAACGGACCAATCGTGACGAAGGACCGGTACTTGTTGGCATCGAACTGAAAAGTCCCGATGACTATGAACCGCTCGTCAAACGCATGACCGATAGTGGTTTTCCGTACAAAGAAATTAACAACGATTCACTGCTGTTTAATTTATTGATTTAGTCATACTGATAGGACGTCTACTCAAAAGAGTGGGACGTCCTTTTTGTTTGTTAAAACGGATATCCCGTTAAATGATATAGTAAAGGTAACGAAAAAATGGAGTGATGGAAATGGAGAAACGGTGTTTATGGGCGCAAAGCAACACACTCATGCAAGCTTATCACGACAAGGAATGGTGTAAACCAAGTAAAGACGATCGATACATTTTCGAAATGCTCACATTAGAAGGTGCACAAGCCGGCTTATCGTGGAACATTGTGTTGTCTAAACGACAAGCTTACCTCGAGGCCTTTCGAAATTTTGATATTGCCTATTGTGCACAATTAACAGATGAAAGCTTGGTGTCCATCAAAGAAAATTATGGCGTGATCAAGCACGGCACAAAAATCGCATCTGTTCGGTCTAATGCACAAGCCATCTTAAGCCTACAAAAAGAATGGGGCAGTTTTGCTGATTACTTATGGAGCTTTACGAATAGGGAAATCATTGACAACAAATGGTCGAATGATGCTCAACTACCTGCTCAATCTCCTCTGTCTGTTCAATTAAGCAAAGAGCTGAAAAAAAGAGGATTTAAATTTGTAGGCCCTGTGACCACTTACTCTTTTATGCAAGCCATTGGAATGGTAAACGATCATATTGAAACGTGCATTTGCCGCACTTGAAATGTGATATCAAGATGAAATGGTGAAAGTGAATAAGGGAATAACGAAATTCTTTTCATTTGCACAAGGGATTTCCAATTAAATGAAGAATAAAGGTAAAGAAGGTAACCAGCCACAGGTGAAATCCGGACTAGAGTAAAGCCGTTTTTTTGGAGTGATTAGCCCTTTTTTCTTGTCATACACTCACTGTAAAATGAAAAGTAAACGAGTGTTTGTTAACTCGCTCAAAACAATCTTTTTCGTGCTACAAGTAACATATGTAAAAACATGAGACTTAAAGGAGGAGACAAGACAATGAACTTAAAATACTTAGATTTATTAGCGCAAAAATACGATTGTGAAGAAAAAGTCGCTACTGAAATCATTAACCTTGAGTCCATATTGGATCTACCTAAAGGAACCGAACATTTTGTCAGTGATTTGCATGGAGAATTTCAGGCGTTCCAACATGTCTTGCGTAACGGCTCTGGAAATGTAAAAGTAAAAATTAAAGATTTGTTTAAGAACGAGTTAACTGAAGAAGAATTGAACGAATTCGCTACGCTCGTTTATTATCCAGAAGAAAAACTGCTAATGAGTAAAAGTCACTTTACCAGTAAAGCAGAGCTGCATAACTGGTACATAGAAGTAATTGAGCGGCTGCTGAAATTGATTGCCTACGCCTCGTCGAAGTATACACGCTCCAAGTTAAGGAAAGCGCTACCAAAACAATTTGTTTATATTATAGAAGAGTTGTTGTATAAAACAGATGAGTTTAAAAACAAAAAAGACTATTATGCGAAAATGGTAACGCAAATCATTTCCCTAGGGCAAGCGGATAAATTGATTGTTGGATTGGCTTATACCACTCAACGCCTCGTCGTCGACCATTTGCATGTTGTAGGCGACATTTATGACCGAGGACCAGATCCGCACAAAATCGTAGATACGCTAATTGATTACCATTCGGTGGACATTCAATGGGGAAATCATGACGTTTTATGGATCGGTGCATATGCCGGTTCAAAAGTATGTTTGGCGAATATTTTACGAATTTGTGCACGTTACAATAACTTGGATATTATTGAAGATGTTTACGGCATTAATTTGCGACCGTTATTGAATTTAGCGGAGAAATACTACGAAGACAATCCGGCTTTTCGACCGAAAAGAATATCAGATGAAAAGATGACAGAACAAGAACAGCTGCAAATTACTAAAATTCATCAAGCGATATCTATTATCCAATTTAAATTGGAAAGTCCTATTATTAAAAGACGTCCGTGTTTTGACATGCGAGATCGCTTATTACTGGAAAAAGTCGACTATGACAAAAATGAAGCAACAATTCATGGGAAGACTTACCCATTAGAAAATACGTGCTTTGCAACCATCAATCCGGATCAACCAGATGAATTGATAGATGAAGAAAGACAAGTAATCGACAAATTGCTATTTTCGGTTCAACATTCAGAAAAGCTAGCGCGACATATGAATTTTTTGATGAAAAAAGGCAATTTGTATTTGAAATACAATGGCAACTTGCTTATTCATGGATGCATTCCATTAGATGAAGATGGCAATATGGAGAAAATGGAGATTGAAGGAAAGTCATATGCAGGGCGTGAACTGCTCGATGTATTTGAACGATATTTGCGTACGTCATTTGCGCATCCGGAAGAAACAGATGATTTTGCGACCGATATGGTTTGGTATTTGTGGACGGGTGAATATTCATCGTTATTTGGCAAACGGGAAATGACGACTTTTGAGCGTTACTTTATTCAAGACAAAGAAACACATAAAGAGCGGAAAAACCCATATTATTATTTACGGGAAGACGAAGACATGTGCCGGAAAATACTTGCTGAATTTGATTTGAATCCTGAACATGGTCGGATTATTAATGGGCATACCCCTGTTAAAGAGCGGGACGGCGAAAACCCGATCAAAGCCAATGGCAAAATGCTAGTGATTGATGGTGGGTTTTCAAAAGCTTACCAGTCGACTACAGGAATTGCCGGATACACGTTGCTATATAATTCTTACGGCATGCAATTGGTCGCTCATCAATTGTTCAACTCAAAAGAAGAAGTCTTACAAAATGGGACAGATGTTTTATCTGTAAAACGATTGGTTGATGAAGAATTAGAACGAAAAAAAGTAAGAGAAACCAATATTGGGGAATGCCTCCAACAAGAAATTCGAAATTTGAATAGTTTGAGAGAATATCGTTACATGAAAACTGTGAGAAGATAGTAAAAGATAGAAATAGAAGAGGTGCATCCATGTGCCTCTTTTTTTCTATGTAAAAATAATGATTGAAAAAGCAAGTAGTATAAAAGAAACGGTGAAATATATTTTTATAGTGCAAAACTCTTTATGATAAGTTCTAAAAATAATATACTATGAGAATAGATAATTATGACTAAAAACTGGAAGTCTACAATTTACGATTATTTAGAGCGGAGCGAATAATATGTTGAAAGAACAAGAAAGATATTCGAGACTGGCAGAAATTACAAGACTCATTAATACGAAACTAGAATTACAAGATATGCTTCAACATGTTGCATCGGCCATTTCAGATGAAATTGTTCAATGTGATGCTATCGGTATTTACCTTCCTGATAGCGAAGGAATCTTCCGAGCTGTAGCAGGTAAGCCTGAAGCCATCGACGGTCAACCGTTGACTGATCAGAAAATAGATTTGGATGATGATCCACTTGCCAACGAAATTGCCACTACAAAACAAGTGGTTTACATTCCCGATACATCGATGGATTCACGTCCGAACGCTGCTGCTTTAGCAGCGTTTAATATTAAGTCCCTTCTTGGACTACCCATTATTTATGAGCAGCATTTATACGGTCTTGTGTTCTTATTTGATAATGGAAAGAAAATGGACTTAACCGAAAATCAAATTCAAAGTGTAGAAGCTTATGTCAATATGGCAGCAGTAGCTATTCAAAATGCGGCCAATCTTAAACAAAAAGAACAATTGCTTGCAGAAAAAGAACTCCTTCTCGACGCAAACAACGAGCTTGCCAAATGCGCAACTGTAAGCGAAAGCATAAACACTTGTTTTTGTTATTTAGAAAAAGTTGGCGGATTTAAAAATGTCGCTGTTTTTTTGAGAACGCCTGATCAGACGAATACGGTTTATCTGAAAGAAGTAAACAATAAATCAAATTGGTCAAAGCCTGAATGGGAACGAATTATTGATGATTTCCAATCCACTACAAATTCTGACACAGTTATTAAAGACATTATTAAGAAAAAACACATTCGTTTCATCCCTTCTGAAGAAAAATGTCGGTTACTGTTTATTCCTTTAATCTCAAAAGGAGCCGTTTTTGGAGTGGTGGCAATCGCTTGTTTGTTAGAAAAATTGCATACGTACGAGAAAACACAAATTAATCTAGCCCAGTCTATTATCAACTCAACTGCAATCACACTTTCAAACTTAACGTATATGGACCAGCTTGAGCATCGTGTGAAAGACCGAACGTTGGAGTTAGCAAATGCAAACGAGCGGGTGACTAGTGTTATTGGCAGCATCACAGATGGATTTTTTGCGCTAAATGAAAACTGGGAATTTATCTATATTAACAACCACCAAGTACTGCCAAAAGGACGTACCCCAGAAAATGTAATGGGCGAGGAAATATGGTCTGTTTTTCCAGAACACTTTAATTCTATTTTATATAAAGAATTTTCTGGAGCCATGTTGAAAAGAATGCCTGTGCATTTTGAAATTGCTTCTGCTGAAGAAGGGTATTGTTATGAAATTGTTGCCTATCCGTTTGATGATGGAATTTGTTGTATGTGTAAAAACACGACAGAAAAGAAACTTTATGAAAATGAATTGAAACGGTTATCAAACTTAGAACTTATTGGCCAAATGGCCGCAGGAATCAGTCATGAAATTCGAAATCCCATGACGACGGTTCGCGGGTTTTTGCAATTGCTTACAGATAATAGAGAATTAGAAAACTACAATTCGTATTTCGAACTAATGATTGAAGAGCTAGACCGAGCAAACTCTATCATATCTGAATTTTTATCGATGGGTAATACAAGGTCTTCGGATTTGAAAATGCAAAATTTAAATGCCATTATTATGGACATCGCTCCATTGTTAAAGATTGACACGTTTAGTCAAAATAAGTTTATTGAAATCGAGACGATGGATTTGCCAGATCTCCTGCTAAACCGAAATGAAATACGTCAATTGCTCATAAACATCTGTCGAAATGGACTTGAAGCGATGAACCCAGGGGAAATGCTGTCTATTCGGACGTATATAGAAAAAGAAAATACAGTGGTTCTGGAAATTGAAGATGAAGGCGAAGGCATGAGTGAAGAAGTATTAAAGAAAATTGGCACTCCATTTTATACGACTAAAGACAACGGTACAGGTCTTGGACTTGGTGTTTCGTATGCAATTGCTGCTCGTCATCGAGCCAAAATCGATGTACAGTCAAGCAGTGATGGCACCATTTTTTCATTTAAATTTCAATTATAATAAATGAATTTTAATTAGATCGGCTATATTAAATTTATAAGACTAGAGACAAACTTGATCTGTTCGGTTTGTCTCTAGTCTTTTGTTTGAAATAGATTCGAAGGTAATTTGTGTATTAAATAGAGAAAGACTAAAAGCTCAACATCCTGCTCTTAGTCTTTCTCGCTTATTCCTCATCTTCAAGGTCTTCGATCAGCTTTTTCATTTCGGCAATTTCTTTTCGTTGTGCTTCGATAATCGAGTCTGCCAATTCACGAACGCGAGGGTCTGAAATGTTGGCGCGTTCACTCGTCAAAATTGCAATCGAATGGTGGGGAATCATGGCTTCCATCCACTTAACATCTTCGATTAAGGTTTGACTGCGAACTAGCCATAACGAAAGCGCAAATACTACAGCACTCGTCCCAAGAATCACCGCATTGGCTTTTTTGTTTTTGTACATCGGCCACATAAACAGCAACATAACAATTGCCATTGTAGAGCCCATGATCAAAGCCATATACACCCGGGTTTCACTATAGAAAATGTGATCAAACTGAAACGTGTTCAAAAATGTTAACCAATACATGATAAAAGCTGAAGTTAAAATCATTAAAGTAAATTTCACATATGCATTCATCGATACTTCTCCTCCTTTTTCAATTAAGTTGCTAAAAACAAAGCTTATTATTTATATACCTGGATTTTTTTCAGATAAACTCCATAAAAACTGCACGAATGGTGAGGAATCAAGCTCGGATACTTTAATTGAACGTAACAACCCAGAAATATCTGAATAAATTTACTAATGTAAATTCTTTGGTTAGAAAAAATGTTATGATTATTTTAACCAAATCATGACAAGTCAGGAGACAACAAATGGATGTTGCACCAATTATTGCGCAATTAAATAAAGAGAAGTCGATTGGGCATACGTATATGTATACGGCTTTGGCTGGCGGCACAATGAGCAAAGTTTTTCTTCTCTATCAAGAAAAGAGCAATGCATGCATTTTAAAGATTAACGCAGCAAAAGTGACCAAAGAAGAAGCTGGTTTTCTGTCACTTTATCAGCCAATTGCCTTACTACCCGATTTACTAGTCGTGGATTCTTTATATCAATTTATGGTTTATACATATATTCCAGGTTCTACAGCAAATCATCAAAACATCAAAAAAACAAGCCTTCTCCAAACGTTGGTTGCGGAACTCATAAACCACTACCAACCTGTGTTAAATCAGCACAACTGGGGATGGAAAGACGCACCCGTAAGTTCGTGGGCGCAATTTTTACGCGATGAAGTAAAAGCGGCAACTGCTATATTAACTCCACAATTGGATAGATTAGGTGTAACAATTGAAGAACCGCTATTAAAAGAGCGCTGCAATTCGGGACTAAACCAGTTCCCTTATTTAATTCATGGTGATTGCGGAGTACATAATTTTATCGTACGCGAAGAAAAGTTAGCGGGTGTCATCGATCCAACTCCAATCTTAGGCTGGCCACATTATGATGTAATCTATGCATTTTTTTCGTCCCCTTCCGACTTAACTAAACAGGCGTGGGATTCTGCAATCGCTGGCCTAACAATCGAGCGGCCTGCTGATTCTGTTTTGTATGAAGAATTGCTGATTGGGTTGTACCAGCGGTTGGGCATTTGTCTTAAGCATCATCCTGAGGATTGGTCCATGTATATTCGAGCTTGGGAGTATTGGAATAAAATAGTTTCCAATCAGCAACTGAAATTAGAATATTCAAGGAGAGTGGCAAATTGAAAGAAAAACTAATTTTCTCTTTATTGGTCGTCTTGACGACCGGATTAATGGGGTCTTCTTTTGTCGTAGCGAAAATAGGCTTGATCTACATATCGCCTCTATTATTGGCAGGGATACGATTTACGATTGCTGGCAGTATTATGATTTTCTTTGTTTTGTTATTTAAAAGAAAACACCCTAAAAATGCTGCAACTTGGGGGAAAGTTATTTTAATCGGTGCTGTTCAAACCGCAGGCGTGATGGGAGCTATTTTCCTCAGTTTGCGCACCATCACTTCAGGAGAGTCCGCGATATTAACGTTTATGAATCCCTTATTGGTGGTGTTGATTGGGACGTTAGCAATGGGCATGCGTTACCGAATTGTTCAATGGTTTGGAGTTTTTGTTGGGTTTGCGGGTGTTTTTGTCACAATGGGAAGTCATTTGGATCTTCAAATCGGCACATTGCTTGGTTTTTTAAGTGCCGTATTTTGGGCTGTTGGAACACTTCTTATAAAAAAATGGGGCGTCGCAATCGATATGTGGGTATTAACTGCGTATCAAATGTTGTTTGGCGGTCTTATCTTATTGCTTGGCTCAGTTTTTTTAGAAAATGCCTACATAGTCATTAACACAACATCGGTCTCTATTTTATTGTGGCTATCGATTCCAGCTTCCATCATTCAATTCACGATTTGGTTTTACTTGTTGCAAAAAGGAGATTCTGGTAAAGTAAGCGCCTTTTTGTTTTTAGCTCCTTTTTTCGGTATCGTATCTGGCTGGCTCGTGTTAGGAGAGCCTATTGGGATACCGTTATTAGTTGGTGGCAGTTTGATTTTCTCAGGAATTTTTCTAGTCAACTGGCCAGAAAAGCGAGTGCCAGTGAAAGTAACCGTATAGCTTAGTTTAACTAACAATAAAGAAATGGAGCATTCAAGTTGATAGAACTAGCAGGAAAAAAGATGACTTTAACAAACGCAACAGAAGAATTGTTAGATGAGCTTTATTATTGGCGCTTTGAAAATCCACAACAAGAAGCGAAAAAGTGGAACGGACCGTATATTCCAGAGGTGTGGTTGAGTAGAGATCAACACCGTAAAATGTGGTTAGAAGAAAAAGACATTTCGATGGGCGTCCCGGCATCACTGGTTATTACGGCGGACGGCAAAGCGATTGGCTATGTTGGTGCTTATTGGGTGGATAAAAACACAAATTGGTTGGAGACGGGTGTTGTAATTTATGACACGGATTATTGGAGCGGTGGATACGGCTCTGAGGCTTACCGGATGTGGATCGATTTTTTGTTTGCCAACACCGATTTGCACCGACTCGGCATGTCGACTTGGTCAGGCAATGAACGAATGATGAGCGTTGCAAAACGGTTAGGGATGTCAGAAGAAGCGCGTATTCGAAAAGCACGCATAGTCGATGGACAATTATATGATGCGATTAAGATGGGCATCTTGCGTGAGGAATGGGAAGTGCAATAAACCTAAAAAGCGACAGCCAGCTGGCTGTCGCTTTTTAAGTTTATTCATAATATGGGATTCGTAGCACCAAGCGGACGCTTTCCGCGGACGAAGTGCTGAGCCTCCTCGTCGCAAGCTCCTGCGGGGTCTCATCACTCCGTTCTTCCGCAGGAGTCGCCACTTGGTGCTACGAATCCTGGAGTGAGTGGATGAAAAGGATATTAGGTTACTTTTATTGTGCAGTGGACAAAAGAATCTCGTCTTATTAAAGATTTGTCTAGAATCTGAAAAGACAGTTGGCTGTTTCTTTTTTTAGATTTAAGAAGGACATCAAATTATAAAATACGTTAAGACGGACAATAAAACCGATGCAATTGTCATTGCAGCGAGCGGCAAGAGAGCACGTTCTCGTAAATCACGTAAGCTGACATTCAATCCCAGTCCAACCATTGCAGCTGTAAGTAACCAAGTGGTGGCCGTTGAGACAAAGTCACGTAAAGCTTCTGGGAACGGAACGACTGGGCCTAGTACATAGCTGCCTAACACGCTGAGGAAGATAAACCCGAGAAGAAACCAGGGAAAGTCGACTTTTGCTGTAGTTTCTTCGTCTTTGTTTTTTCGTTTCATCATGAAAATAAAAATAAAACAAAGCGGAACGAGTAAAAAGACACGACCTAGTTTTCCAAGTAAAGCCATAGCGAGCCCATCTTCTCCAGCAGGAGCTCCGGCTAATGCCACATGAGCAATTTCATGTAAACTGATGCCAACCCACATGCCATATTCAATGTCATCCAGCGGTAAAAATGGGCGAATGATGGTATAAGATATAGCAAATATTGTTCCCATGAGCGCAATAATGCCGACACCAATCGCGGTGTCTTCATCTTTTGCTTTAATGATTGGCGCAATAGCTGCAATTGCGGCTGCACCGCACACGCCAGTGCCGACACCAAGAAGTAACGAAATCGTTTGATCGGCTTTAAAGCGTTTGGCTAGCCAAACAGTTAGCGAAATCGCAAAAGCAATAACGCCAACATCTCGTACTAAAAGCCAAAGACCATCGCTCAATACAGTATTAATGTTTAGTTTTAATCCGTATAAAATGATAGCGACACGTAGTAACCGTTTTGTGGAAAACGTGATACCAGATCGAATCGCAGTAGGATACCCGAAAAGCTGTCGGTAAAAAACCGCAATAATAATGGCGCACGCCAGTTGACCAATTTGATTAAAACCTGGTACTTGTGCCAATAAAAAACCTAGAAATGCGAGTAAAAACGTAAACAACACACCACCGAGCAATGCGGCTTTAGGCGATGTTGATTTATTAAGAAATGCAGACATAGTAAAACCTCCTGCAATAAGCTTAGAAAAAAAGTATGCATTAGTAAAATAAATATATAAAATGAGTACCATAAGTAAAGTGAGATGTGAGGAGGGCGCAAAAAAGTGGATCAACGATTAGAAGTGTTTATTAAAGTGGTTGAAAAGAAGAACTTTTCCAAAGCGGCAGAAGAGTTGCATATGACGCAGCCCGCTGTTAGCCAGTACATTCGGTCATTAGAGGAATCGACAGGAGTGAAATTATTAGAGCGAACCAATAAGTATGTCCGTCTGAATAAAGCAGGTGAAATTGTCTTCCATCATGCACTCGAAATCAAGGAATTGTATGCAAAAATGAATCACTTACTCGATGATTTGACCAACAAAGCGAGCGGGTCTATTGCAATTGGTGCGAGTTATACATTTGGCGAATATTTATTGCCAGCGATCATCGCTGAAACTAAAGCACAATATCAAGACATCAAACCAACGGTCACTATTGGCAACACCACGACAATTGCTGCATTGGTATTAAACCATCAACTAGATGTCGGAATTGTCGAAGGCCATTTTAAAGACGTCAAAGAACTAAAAACAGAGCCGTTTGCAAAAGATCGAATGGTCATCGTCGCCCCAGCAAATCACCCATTGGCAGTACGTAAAGAGGCTATTTCGATTAAGGAACTGGCAGACGAAACTTGGATATTGAGAGAGCTAGGATCCGGTACACGAGAAGCGGCAGAAGCAGTCTTTGAAAAATTTAGACTGTCACCTCAAGCCATTATGCACTTTAGCAGCACACAGCCAATAAAAGCCATGGTTGAAGCAGGAATCGGTATTAGTTTGCTATCAGAATGGGCAATTCAAAAAGAATTGAAATATGGGGATATAAAAGTAATAAACGTTAAAGAAATGCCTTATACACGAGATTTTTC includes:
- the parC gene encoding DNA topoisomerase IV subunit A, which encodes MTQAERFQDLPLEEVIGDRFGRYSKYIIQDRALPDARDGLKPVQRRILYAMYHEGNTNDKAFRKSAKTVGNVIGNYHPHGDSSVYEAMVRLSQDWKIRHMLVEMHGNNGSMDGDSPAAMRYTEARLSAISSELLRDIDKRTVDFIPNFDDSDMEPTVLPARFPNLLVNGSTGISAGYATDIPPHALHEVLDAVLMRMDNPQATVAELMTVIKGPDFPTGGIIQGVDGIKKAYETGKGKIIVRSKAEIEPLKGGKEQIVITEIPFEVNKANMIKKIDDHRFDRKLEGISEVRDESDRSGLRIVIELKKDVQAQGILSYLYKNTDLQVSYNFNMVAIYKRRPTMMTLQTMLDAYIEHQKEVITKRSEFDLQKASDRMHIVEGLMKALSILDKVIKTIRSSTDKRDAKNNLIAAFDFSEAQAEAIVSLQLYRLTNTDITDLQKEEDSLKKTIAELTGILTSSTKLKNVIKKELANIRKQFAEPRRSVIEDKIEEITITREIMIPSEEVVVTVTREGYVKRTSTRSYAASNGKDFAMKETDHLLFEGNLNTQHTILIFTTAGNFVFQPINELPDIKWKDLGQHLSSIIQLDANESVLAVYPFENFDGDASILTVSKLGQVKRSALKDYQIQRYSRTVKTMNLKSGDAMIYAGLVTKETELFIGTNQAYGVRFPLEEVPLTGLRTGGVKGVNLKGDDEAVSAILIDPEVKQELVLVTHRGAAKKMKLDEFENGSRAKRGVVMLRELKSNPHRVVAVIGATGKEEIMLETAKGLRIPLVANSLKNVDRYSNGSFIADESTDGKVVAAYRLNTKE
- the ilvA gene encoding threonine ammonia-lyase IlvA, producing MTKSNIKELDRKQLVKKVSVEEIMVANQALKDVVIKTPLQKNELLSARYECNVYLKREDLQVVRSFKLRGAYNFIRSLDATERSKGVVCASAGNHAQGVAYSCFALGIEGKIFMPLTTPRQKVSQVKRFGGDQVSVVLVGDTFDDSFSAAMEYCTAEEKVFVHPFNDTSVIAGQGTVAVEVLNDMQEPVDYMFCAIGGGGLTAGVGSYLKGISPKTKLVGVEPAGAASMKTSLANGKVTRLDTIDTFVDGAAVKQVGDVTMAICADVLDDIALVPEGKVCTTILQLYNENAIVAEPAGALSVAALDFYKDEIKGKNIVCVISGGNNDIERMQEIKEKSLIYEGLKHYFIVSFPQRAGALRKFMGQVLGETDDITHFEYTKRTNRDEGPVLVGIELKSPDDYEPLVKRMTDSGFPYKEINNDSLLFNLLI
- a CDS encoding DNA-3-methyladenine glycosylase I, coding for MEKRCLWAQSNTLMQAYHDKEWCKPSKDDRYIFEMLTLEGAQAGLSWNIVLSKRQAYLEAFRNFDIAYCAQLTDESLVSIKENYGVIKHGTKIASVRSNAQAILSLQKEWGSFADYLWSFTNREIIDNKWSNDAQLPAQSPLSVQLSKELKKRGFKFVGPVTTYSFMQAIGMVNDHIETCICRT
- a CDS encoding fructose-bisphosphatase class III, translated to MNLKYLDLLAQKYDCEEKVATEIINLESILDLPKGTEHFVSDLHGEFQAFQHVLRNGSGNVKVKIKDLFKNELTEEELNEFATLVYYPEEKLLMSKSHFTSKAELHNWYIEVIERLLKLIAYASSKYTRSKLRKALPKQFVYIIEELLYKTDEFKNKKDYYAKMVTQIISLGQADKLIVGLAYTTQRLVVDHLHVVGDIYDRGPDPHKIVDTLIDYHSVDIQWGNHDVLWIGAYAGSKVCLANILRICARYNNLDIIEDVYGINLRPLLNLAEKYYEDNPAFRPKRISDEKMTEQEQLQITKIHQAISIIQFKLESPIIKRRPCFDMRDRLLLEKVDYDKNEATIHGKTYPLENTCFATINPDQPDELIDEERQVIDKLLFSVQHSEKLARHMNFLMKKGNLYLKYNGNLLIHGCIPLDEDGNMEKMEIEGKSYAGRELLDVFERYLRTSFAHPEETDDFATDMVWYLWTGEYSSLFGKREMTTFERYFIQDKETHKERKNPYYYLREDEDMCRKILAEFDLNPEHGRIINGHTPVKERDGENPIKANGKMLVIDGGFSKAYQSTTGIAGYTLLYNSYGMQLVAHQLFNSKEEVLQNGTDVLSVKRLVDEELERKKVRETNIGECLQQEIRNLNSLREYRYMKTVRR